One part of the Cupriavidus oxalaticus genome encodes these proteins:
- a CDS encoding ParB/RepB/Spo0J family partition protein gives MAKNRLEQLREQATKAVNAAPPADRFARAQALVERQPTGFSEKQIEPAHDTQPTAEILRADFSHESAVAPREEGRKKDISRAIPRASNEPYYEEADIGTIDENPFNARRLYRPERVHELAESMRADGQLVPGIATIRNGRRVLAGGHYRFKALKVAGIQRMKLLVHPELTDQQLYQLSYKENAEREAQSPLDNALAWRALIDQGIYPNESAIAEVTGMSLPNINKTLAILKLSDSVLDTVKEAPEPFALSTLYQLTLLERVAGPAVAGVMAIKVRDEVAVCRDVEEARARYESKTARKQKETSRQHRLLGADGSPLGVLKDWDSGKVSFEITLKDPAQRQALVEELKAKFAPQSATDVT, from the coding sequence ATGGCTAAGAATCGCCTTGAGCAACTGCGGGAGCAAGCCACCAAAGCCGTCAATGCTGCGCCGCCTGCTGACCGTTTCGCACGGGCGCAAGCATTGGTGGAGCGCCAACCTACGGGCTTCTCAGAAAAGCAGATTGAGCCTGCGCACGACACGCAACCCACTGCCGAGATTCTGCGCGCGGATTTCTCACACGAGAGTGCCGTTGCGCCGCGGGAAGAGGGCCGGAAGAAGGACATATCGAGGGCAATTCCCCGCGCTTCCAATGAGCCGTATTACGAAGAAGCGGACATTGGAACCATTGACGAGAATCCGTTCAACGCTCGACGACTCTATCGCCCGGAGCGCGTCCATGAGCTCGCAGAGAGTATGCGTGCAGACGGTCAGCTCGTTCCTGGGATCGCGACGATCCGCAACGGCCGTCGAGTACTGGCTGGCGGTCACTATCGCTTCAAAGCGCTAAAAGTTGCGGGGATCCAGCGCATGAAGCTGCTGGTGCATCCGGAACTCACCGATCAGCAGCTGTATCAGCTTTCCTACAAGGAAAATGCCGAGCGCGAAGCGCAGTCTCCGTTGGACAATGCTCTCGCATGGCGCGCCCTGATTGACCAAGGTATCTACCCGAACGAATCCGCCATCGCGGAGGTCACCGGCATGTCCTTGCCCAATATCAACAAGACGCTGGCCATCCTGAAGCTCTCCGACAGCGTGCTTGACACCGTCAAGGAGGCACCGGAGCCTTTTGCGCTTTCCACGCTGTACCAATTGACTTTGCTTGAGCGCGTTGCCGGCCCGGCGGTGGCGGGAGTCATGGCGATCAAGGTGCGCGACGAGGTCGCAGTATGCCGCGACGTGGAAGAGGCGAGGGCCCGATACGAAAGCAAAACGGCTCGTAAGCAGAAGGAGACCTCTCGACAGCACCGTCTCCTGGGCGCAGACGGCTCGCCGCTTGGCGTTCTGAAGGACTGGGACTCCGGAAAGGTCTCGTTTGAGATTACCCTAAAGGATCCCGCTCAACGCCAGGCGCTTGTAGAGGAGCTCAAGGCCAAATTTGCACCGCAGTCGGCAACGGACGTAACCTGA
- a CDS encoding IS91 family transposase, producing the protein MPAPLELADILRRHGPSYRQLHADSLGREPQRVMRAIEQCRTAALGGHVEQCDSCGHQRIAYNSCRNRHCPKCQSLARAQWLDDRQADLLPVPYFHVVFTVPEPIAAIAFQNKRVVYDILFQATADTLRTVAADSRHLGATLGFIAILHTWGQTLVHHPHLHCVVPGGGLSLDGKRWVACRPGFFLPVRVLSRLFRRLFLEQLRRAFDARVLRFHGQLEPLHDARAFAAWLAPTARSEWVVYAKPPFGGAEHVLDYLGHYTHRVAISNNRLLAFDGHTVQFRWKDYRHEPRQRTMTLTADEFISRFLLHVLPDGFKRIRSYGWLANCHRADKLATCRQLLGVEAPAAKAEPGEDYRDRYQRLTGRSLRDCPVCGKGHMLRIEDIPGSLPRAPPGPDNAP; encoded by the coding sequence ATGCCGGCCCCGCTGGAGCTGGCGGACATCCTGCGCCGCCACGGTCCGTCGTATCGTCAACTGCACGCCGACTCGCTTGGTCGCGAGCCGCAGCGTGTCATGCGCGCCATCGAGCAATGCCGTACCGCGGCCTTGGGCGGTCATGTCGAGCAGTGTGATAGCTGCGGCCATCAGCGTATTGCCTATAACTCATGTCGTAATCGGCACTGTCCGAAGTGCCAGTCGCTCGCCCGCGCGCAGTGGCTTGACGACCGCCAGGCGGACCTCCTGCCTGTGCCGTACTTCCATGTCGTCTTTACCGTGCCCGAGCCAATCGCGGCAATCGCCTTCCAGAACAAGCGCGTGGTCTATGACATCCTGTTTCAGGCCACCGCCGACACCCTGCGGACCGTCGCCGCGGATTCCCGCCACCTGGGTGCCACGCTCGGCTTCATCGCGATCCTGCACACCTGGGGACAGACGCTGGTACATCATCCACACCTACACTGCGTCGTCCCCGGCGGGGGTCTCTCGCTGGACGGTAAGCGCTGGGTCGCCTGCCGACCCGGGTTCTTCCTGCCCGTGCGGGTGCTCTCACGGCTCTTTCGCCGACTGTTCCTCGAACAGTTGCGCCGCGCATTCGACGCCCGCGTGCTGCGTTTCCACGGCCAGCTCGAGCCGCTGCATGATGCCCGCGCGTTCGCTGCCTGGCTTGCCCCCACTGCCAGGTCCGAGTGGGTCGTCTATGCCAAGCCACCCTTTGGCGGTGCCGAACACGTGCTCGACTACCTGGGCCACTATACCCACCGAGTCGCCATCTCCAACAACCGGCTGCTCGCCTTCGACGGGCACACCGTGCAGTTCCGCTGGAAGGACTACCGGCACGAGCCCAGACAAAGGACTATGACGCTCACGGCCGACGAGTTCATCAGTCGCTTCCTGCTGCATGTGCTGCCCGACGGCTTCAAGCGCATTCGCAGCTACGGGTGGCTCGCCAACTGCCACCGTGCCGACAAGCTCGCCACCTGCAGGCAACTGCTCGGTGTCGAGGCTCCCGCAGCCAAAGCCGAGCCCGGGGAAGACTACCGTGACCGCTACCAGCGACTCACCGGCAGGTCACTGCGCGACTGCCCCGTATGTGGCAAGGGACATATGCTCCGCATCGAAGACATACCCGGCAGCCTTCCACGAGCCCCACCAGGTCCTGACAATGCGCCTTAG
- a CDS encoding helix-turn-helix domain-containing protein, with protein MMPRRKPELQSLDLNAWPSIAWTELDAEVREVTKVRVQAIERYASGESVKEIEKATGVDRRQLYRWLERGLALHPDGRIFGFRALLRYVEVA; from the coding sequence ATGATGCCTCGCCGAAAGCCTGAGCTCCAATCCCTCGATTTGAACGCTTGGCCTAGCATAGCCTGGACGGAGCTTGACGCCGAAGTGCGCGAGGTCACAAAGGTCAGAGTACAGGCCATCGAGCGTTACGCGAGCGGCGAAAGTGTCAAGGAAATTGAGAAGGCAACCGGCGTGGACCGTCGACAGCTCTATCGGTGGCTCGAGCGAGGCTTGGCGCTGCATCCTGACGGACGCATCTTTGGATTCCGCGCCTTGCTGAGGTACGTTGAGGTAGCCTGA
- a CDS encoding ATP-binding protein translates to MSLQIPRPIDPSLHPLVTGNYRIATPAIEELYELVTRCLRYRIMGALIYGPSRIGKTRAIEYVRLLLARNHPRMTSYHARCEHKPRHAEGPFFANLLEAVGDQDPNAGSNPAKRLRLALRIREAAARAGSGTVLLFGDEAQRYNDNEYEWLRDVHDALDRQQIKLFTFLVGQQELLAQKTAMQLAGKTQIVARLMVEELAFYGIRNAKDVATCLSGYDETAYPERSEWSFTRFYVPQAFDAGYRLVNDADALWDAFETAHHKASLPGTLEIPMESFARAVEILLKDSELRDCPGYCPEPALWAHAVRHSGYVQSRHAIGRVLVAAAL, encoded by the coding sequence ATGTCGCTTCAGATACCGCGTCCGATCGATCCATCGCTGCACCCGTTGGTCACCGGCAACTATCGTATCGCCACGCCGGCTATCGAAGAGCTCTACGAACTGGTCACTCGATGTCTGCGCTACAGGATCATGGGCGCCCTGATCTACGGCCCGTCGCGCATCGGTAAGACGCGGGCGATCGAGTACGTGCGATTGCTATTGGCACGCAATCACCCACGGATGACCAGCTACCACGCAAGATGCGAACACAAGCCGAGGCATGCGGAAGGGCCGTTCTTCGCAAACCTGCTTGAGGCGGTTGGCGACCAGGATCCTAACGCTGGCTCCAATCCGGCCAAACGTCTGCGCCTCGCGCTGAGGATACGTGAGGCCGCGGCTCGGGCAGGCAGTGGCACGGTTCTGCTCTTCGGTGATGAGGCGCAGCGCTACAACGACAATGAATACGAATGGCTGCGTGATGTTCACGATGCGTTGGATCGACAGCAGATCAAGCTGTTCACCTTCCTCGTCGGGCAGCAGGAATTGCTTGCGCAGAAGACGGCCATGCAGTTGGCAGGGAAGACGCAGATCGTCGCGCGGCTGATGGTCGAGGAATTGGCCTTCTACGGCATTCGAAATGCGAAGGACGTGGCGACGTGTCTGAGCGGCTATGACGAGACGGCTTATCCTGAGCGTAGCGAATGGAGCTTTACCCGATTTTACGTTCCGCAAGCCTTTGACGCTGGCTATCGACTGGTCAACGATGCCGACGCGCTGTGGGACGCGTTCGAGACGGCGCACCACAAGGCCAGCTTGCCTGGCACCCTGGAGATTCCAATGGAATCCTTCGCCCGTGCCGTAGAGATCCTGTTAAAGGATAGCGAGCTCAGGGATTGCCCGGGCTATTGTCCCGAGCCTGCGTTATGGGCTCACGCTGTACGGCATTCCGGTTATGTCCAGTCACGCCATGCAATCGGACGCGTGCTCGTCGCCGCCGCCTTGTGA
- a CDS encoding CoA-acylating methylmalonate-semialdehyde dehydrogenase, whose amino-acid sequence MTAPYTNPVDVIHFVAGEPYEGNGKRSQAVFNPATGAVARQVRLGTGEDVNAAVASALAAFPKWADTPPIRRARVMLKFLELMNRHKDELAAIITAEHGKVLSDAAGEVSRGIDIIEFACGIPQLLKGDFTDQVSTGMDNWTMRQPLGVVAGITPFNFPCMVPCWMFPIAIAAGNCFILKPSERDPSASLFMARLLKDAGLPDGVFNVVQGDKTVVDALLHHNDVKAVSFVGSTPIANYIYETGARLGKRVQALGGAKNHMVVMPDADIDQAVDGLIGAAYGSAGERCMAISVAVLVGDVADKIMPKLEARARELVIKNGMEADAEMGPVVTGQALERIENYIALGVEEGATLLVDGRNYKVPGHERGFFTGGTLFDNVTPDMRIYKEEIFGPVLSCVRVDDFAQAVELVNAHEFGNGVACYTRDGQIAREFSRRIEVGMVGINVPIPVPMAWHGFGGWKRSLFGDMHAYGEEGVRFYTRQKSIMQRWPNDTARGAEFAMPTAK is encoded by the coding sequence GTGACTGCGCCCTACACCAACCCCGTAGACGTCATTCATTTCGTTGCCGGCGAGCCGTACGAAGGCAACGGCAAGCGATCGCAGGCGGTGTTCAACCCCGCCACCGGGGCCGTAGCGCGCCAAGTCCGCCTGGGCACGGGCGAGGACGTGAATGCCGCCGTGGCTTCCGCGCTGGCCGCTTTTCCGAAGTGGGCCGACACCCCGCCAATTCGCCGGGCCCGCGTGATGCTCAAGTTCCTGGAACTGATGAACCGGCACAAGGACGAACTGGCCGCGATCATTACGGCAGAGCACGGCAAGGTGCTAAGCGATGCGGCCGGGGAAGTCAGCCGCGGCATCGACATCATCGAGTTCGCCTGCGGCATCCCTCAACTGCTCAAGGGCGACTTCACGGACCAGGTCTCGACCGGCATGGACAACTGGACCATGCGCCAGCCGCTGGGCGTTGTGGCTGGCATCACGCCGTTCAACTTCCCGTGCATGGTGCCGTGCTGGATGTTCCCCATCGCCATCGCGGCAGGCAACTGCTTCATCCTGAAGCCCAGTGAGCGCGATCCTTCGGCCTCGCTCTTCATGGCACGCCTGCTCAAGGATGCGGGGCTTCCCGATGGCGTTTTCAATGTCGTCCAGGGCGACAAGACCGTCGTGGACGCCCTGCTCCATCACAACGACGTCAAGGCCGTGAGCTTCGTCGGGTCCACGCCCATCGCGAACTACATCTACGAGACAGGCGCCAGGCTTGGCAAGCGGGTCCAGGCGCTGGGCGGCGCAAAGAACCACATGGTTGTGATGCCCGATGCAGACATCGACCAGGCCGTAGATGGACTGATCGGCGCGGCATACGGCTCGGCCGGCGAGCGTTGCATGGCCATCTCCGTGGCAGTGCTCGTCGGCGACGTGGCAGACAAGATCATGCCGAAGCTGGAAGCCCGCGCGCGCGAACTGGTCATCAAGAACGGCATGGAGGCGGACGCCGAGATGGGCCCCGTCGTGACAGGTCAGGCGCTCGAACGCATCGAAAACTACATCGCCCTCGGTGTCGAAGAAGGCGCCACGCTTCTGGTCGACGGCCGCAACTACAAGGTTCCTGGTCACGAGCGAGGATTTTTTACCGGCGGAACGCTGTTCGACAACGTGACCCCGGACATGCGGATCTATAAGGAGGAGATCTTCGGTCCGGTGCTCTCATGCGTGCGCGTGGATGATTTTGCGCAAGCCGTGGAGCTGGTCAACGCGCACGAATTCGGCAATGGCGTGGCATGCTACACCCGCGATGGCCAGATCGCGCGCGAATTCTCGCGGCGCATCGAAGTCGGTATGGTCGGCATCAATGTACCCATCCCTGTTCCCATGGCATGGCACGGCTTCGGAGGCTGGAAGCGTTCGCTATTCGGTGACATGCACGCCTACGGCGAAGAAGGCGTGCGCTTCTACACGCGCCAGAAGAGCATTATGCAACGCTGGCCCAACGATACGGCTCGAGGAGCTGAGTTCGCGATGCCCACTGCGAAGTGA
- a CDS encoding succinate dehydrogenase/fumarate reductase iron-sulfur subunit — translation MEATKAAQRMLTVRIARGTGEGDFKTYEVPWRENQTVLDVVTEVQRRIDPTLSYRYACRVGVCGSCAMTVNGKPRWTCRTHVSRVEEDGVIVIEPLRNMPRIKDLVVDMSEFFDKWKKAGNTFVGTATRHDPPAAVSPTSKKRKMADAAIECINCGVCYASCDVVSWDKEYLGPAALNRAWTLFNDERHADPKDVLKKATSGSSCNSCHTQGNCMTHCPVSLSPTGSIAGLKKNALLQFLKGGD, via the coding sequence ATGGAGGCGACAAAGGCCGCGCAACGCATGCTTACGGTACGCATTGCCCGGGGCACCGGCGAAGGCGATTTCAAAACCTATGAAGTGCCGTGGCGCGAGAACCAGACCGTGCTTGACGTGGTGACCGAAGTGCAGCGCCGCATCGATCCGACGTTGTCCTACCGCTACGCATGCCGGGTGGGCGTCTGCGGGTCCTGCGCGATGACCGTGAACGGCAAGCCACGCTGGACATGCCGCACGCACGTCAGCCGCGTGGAAGAGGATGGCGTGATCGTCATCGAGCCGTTGCGCAATATGCCCCGCATCAAGGACCTGGTGGTCGACATGTCGGAGTTCTTCGACAAATGGAAGAAGGCCGGCAACACGTTCGTCGGCACGGCGACGCGCCACGATCCGCCGGCAGCGGTGTCCCCGACAAGCAAGAAACGCAAGATGGCCGACGCCGCCATCGAATGCATCAACTGCGGCGTTTGCTATGCCTCGTGCGACGTCGTGTCATGGGACAAGGAGTATCTCGGACCCGCCGCGCTGAACCGCGCGTGGACCCTGTTCAACGACGAACGTCATGCCGATCCGAAGGACGTGCTGAAGAAGGCGACGTCGGGTAGCAGCTGCAATTCCTGCCATACGCAGGGAAATTGCATGACGCACTGCCCTGTGAGCCTGAGCCCGACGGGCAGCATTGCAGGGCTCAAGAAAAATGCGCTGTTGCAATTCCTGAAGGGAGGTGACTGA
- a CDS encoding LysR family transcriptional regulator, producing MRKDNVEELWEHLHWLVVLHQQGSFSKAAARLGVSKASMSQHITDLEKAAGITLVQRTTRSATLTDAGRQLVDAMRGAFEQIATGYANVRDLAGAPRGFLRVTAPVAFSRQQLVPRLPDFLRRYPQIQLELDMSDRLRPLAQEGFDIAVRHTSTPPETHVAWTLATTRTVLVASRAYLRSSGTPETPQALTEHACLHYPRLQGTPTWTFVPAVAESNARHADPVTVPVTGSLTVNNSEALRDAAIEGLGIALLPDFSAQSALETGRLVEVLPQWRSTGAFGDWLYAIRPYSAHASRVSQVFVDYLRETFAQGFSSTPPNLI from the coding sequence ATGCGCAAGGACAACGTCGAGGAACTCTGGGAGCACCTGCACTGGCTTGTGGTGCTGCATCAGCAGGGCAGCTTCAGCAAGGCCGCCGCGCGCCTCGGCGTCAGCAAGGCGTCCATGAGCCAGCACATCACTGATCTCGAGAAGGCGGCGGGCATTACGCTGGTCCAGCGGACCACTCGCAGCGCAACGCTGACCGATGCCGGGCGGCAGCTGGTGGATGCCATGCGCGGCGCGTTCGAGCAGATCGCCACAGGTTATGCCAATGTCCGAGACTTGGCCGGGGCGCCAAGAGGGTTCCTGCGCGTAACGGCGCCGGTGGCTTTTTCCAGGCAGCAGTTGGTACCGCGCCTGCCTGATTTCCTGCGCCGGTATCCGCAGATCCAACTCGAACTCGACATGTCGGATCGTTTGCGGCCCTTGGCCCAGGAGGGCTTCGACATTGCGGTCAGGCATACGTCTACGCCGCCGGAAACCCACGTGGCCTGGACGCTCGCGACAACACGCACGGTCCTTGTCGCAAGCCGCGCTTACCTGCGCAGCAGCGGGACACCCGAGACGCCGCAAGCCCTGACAGAGCACGCGTGCCTGCACTATCCCCGGCTGCAGGGAACGCCAACCTGGACATTTGTCCCTGCGGTGGCGGAGTCCAATGCCAGGCATGCTGACCCGGTGACAGTGCCAGTCACAGGTTCCCTGACCGTCAACAACAGCGAAGCCTTGCGCGATGCCGCGATCGAAGGCCTGGGTATCGCGCTGCTGCCGGACTTCAGTGCGCAGTCTGCTCTGGAAACAGGTCGACTCGTGGAGGTTCTGCCACAGTGGCGCTCCACCGGCGCATTCGGAGACTGGCTCTACGCCATTCGACCCTATTCGGCCCACGCCTCGCGGGTCTCGCAGGTCTTTGTGGACTACTTGCGAGAGACCTTTGCGCAAGGATTCTCGTCGACGCCTCCGAACCTTATCTGA
- a CDS encoding LysR family transcriptional regulator produces MIDELKAFVAVVDKTSVTAAADALSLTQSAVSRRIQQLESNLGVALFDRSSKPVTPTAVGRRIYQFAIQLLRDADRLISITAEEEEPSGTFRLGLTQVVADVALFEAVKQMKADFPRLDLRCLTEWSSGLQRELDAGRLDAATLMLVSGSEPPPSVQRRFIATIEVLVVQSKRRPLVAKIASVDELAEKEWILNPLGCGYRAALQRAVEGAGKQVRLGVDTQGTETQLRLVAAGFGLGLAPRSLLKQSAHMKDLAIVQVPDFSLSLDVWLIHAIEVGNLKRAMSALGDVLSQTFGLYQSVKRS; encoded by the coding sequence TTGATAGATGAACTCAAAGCATTCGTGGCGGTGGTCGACAAGACCTCTGTTACCGCCGCCGCCGACGCGTTGTCGTTGACGCAGTCAGCGGTCTCCAGGCGCATACAGCAACTCGAGTCGAACCTTGGTGTGGCGCTCTTCGACCGTTCGAGCAAGCCTGTTACCCCCACAGCGGTTGGCCGCCGTATTTATCAATTCGCAATTCAGTTGCTGCGGGACGCAGACCGGCTTATAAGTATCACCGCTGAGGAAGAAGAGCCGAGCGGTACATTCCGACTGGGGTTGACGCAGGTTGTCGCGGATGTAGCGTTGTTTGAAGCCGTTAAGCAAATGAAGGCAGACTTTCCGCGCCTCGATCTACGGTGTCTTACCGAATGGAGTTCGGGGCTGCAGCGGGAGCTCGATGCGGGTCGCCTGGACGCTGCAACGCTGATGCTTGTTTCAGGAAGTGAACCTCCGCCGAGTGTGCAGCGGAGGTTCATTGCCACAATCGAGGTCTTGGTTGTCCAGAGCAAACGCAGGCCCCTCGTGGCGAAAATAGCCAGCGTCGATGAACTTGCTGAGAAAGAGTGGATCCTGAATCCCTTGGGCTGCGGCTATCGAGCCGCTCTGCAACGCGCGGTGGAAGGCGCAGGAAAGCAGGTGCGATTGGGGGTAGATACGCAGGGCACCGAGACGCAACTGCGCTTGGTGGCTGCGGGCTTTGGCCTAGGTTTGGCTCCCAGGAGTCTGCTCAAACAAAGTGCCCATATGAAGGACCTTGCGATCGTGCAAGTGCCTGACTTTTCGCTCAGCCTGGACGTCTGGCTTATTCACGCGATCGAAGTCGGCAATCTTAAGCGTGCTATGAGCGCACTGGGCGATGTTCTCTCTCAGACTTTTGGGTTGTATCAGTCTGTCAAAAGGTCTTGA
- a CDS encoding IS3 family transposase (programmed frameshift), translating to MSKARQTYGEEFQAEAVRLVLEQGLTLQSAAQRLGIPKGTLTNWVSKAKAPGTAAAPGGVTVAELAAENARLRKELAEARLERDIVKKGRGVLRQGITARYAFVSQWREVYPVKLMCRVLGVSRSGYYDWTHRPYGLSPEQERLRLAIRAAHKRTRQTYGTRRLQRELAGDGFVVGRDRLARLRNEMGIRCRQKRRFVATTRSAHNLPVAPNLLEQKFEADRPNAAWVTDITYIATDEGWLYLAGIKDLYTCEIVGYAMGPRMTQELVGEALFRAVRSKRPRPGLIHHSDRGSQYCAHGYRRLLAQFGMLASMSRKGNCYDNAPMESFWGSLKAELVYHHRYATRLEAMASVREYIEIFYNRQRRHSKLGYRTPGEVAASYLSRLAAA from the exons ATGAGCAAGGCAAGACAGACGTACGGGGAAGAGTTTCAGGCAGAGGCCGTGAGACTGGTGCTGGAACAGGGACTGACGCTGCAGTCGGCCGCGCAGCGTCTGGGGATTCCGAAGGGCACGTTGACGAATTGGGTGTCGAAAGCCAAGGCGCCTGGAACAGCAGCGGCACCAGGGGGCGTGACAGTGGCAGAGTTGGCGGCGGAGAATGCGAGGCTGCGCAAGGAGCTGGCCGAGGCGAGGCTGGAGCGCGATATTGTAAAAAAAG GCCGCGGCGTACTTCGCCAGGGAATCACTGCCCGGTACGCGTTCGTGAGTCAATGGCGAGAAGTGTATCCGGTGAAGTTGATGTGCCGGGTATTGGGGGTCTCGCGCAGTGGCTACTACGACTGGACACACAGACCTTACGGGCTCAGTCCGGAACAGGAGCGGCTGCGTCTGGCGATCCGGGCAGCCCACAAGCGCACGCGTCAGACGTACGGTACGCGGCGCCTGCAGCGCGAGCTGGCTGGCGATGGATTCGTGGTCGGCCGTGATCGGCTGGCCAGATTGCGCAACGAGATGGGGATTCGGTGTCGGCAAAAGCGTCGATTCGTAGCGACAACTCGCTCGGCTCATAATCTGCCAGTGGCGCCCAACCTACTGGAGCAGAAATTTGAAGCCGACAGGCCAAATGCCGCGTGGGTGACAGACATCACGTATATCGCGACCGATGAGGGTTGGTTGTACCTGGCAGGAATCAAGGACCTGTACACGTGCGAGATCGTGGGCTACGCGATGGGGCCCAGAATGACACAGGAATTGGTGGGCGAGGCGCTGTTCCGGGCGGTGCGCAGCAAGCGGCCACGGCCCGGCCTGATTCATCATTCAGACCGGGGCAGCCAATACTGTGCTCACGGCTATCGCAGGTTGCTAGCGCAGTTCGGCATGCTGGCTTCGATGTCACGCAAGGGAAACTGCTACGACAATGCGCCCATGGAAAGCTTCTGGGGCAGCCTGAAAGCAGAGTTGGTGTACCACCATCGGTATGCCACCCGGCTGGAAGCCATGGCCTCTGTCCGTGAGTACATTGAGATTTTTTACAATCGCCAACGGCGCCATTCGAAGTTGGGGTACCGAACGCCAGGCGAAGTCGCTGCAAGCTACCTCAGTCGACTAGCTGCAGCATGA
- a CDS encoding tyrosine-type recombinase/integrase, which yields MTALRRRMIEDMRVRNLAANTQRAYLQYVRAYAEHFGRSPALLGPEEIRAWQLHLIEAHRSRSTLVVATAALRFLYNVTLKRHLAIEEIVMSKQPHKLPVILSPDEVTRFLDAIRSVKYRAILMTAYAAGLRISEATRLKVSDIDSQRMVLRVEQGKGHSDRYVMLSPRLLDILRSYWRLGRPQHWLFPGRFPDRPIDPSTLRRACHDARCRAGISKPITPHAMRHAFATHLLESGTDVRTIQLLLGHRSLTTTSRYLKIATSTVCATTSPFDRLPQHPITPLDSEQQPAHR from the coding sequence ATGACAGCATTACGTCGACGCATGATCGAGGATATGCGCGTGCGCAACCTCGCAGCCAATACTCAGCGGGCTTATCTCCAATATGTTCGTGCCTACGCCGAGCACTTCGGGCGCTCGCCCGCGCTGCTGGGGCCCGAGGAGATCCGTGCCTGGCAGTTGCATCTGATTGAAGCCCACCGCTCGCGCAGCACGCTTGTTGTGGCCACCGCCGCACTGCGCTTTCTTTACAACGTCACGCTCAAACGCCACTTGGCAATCGAAGAGATTGTGATGTCAAAGCAACCGCACAAGCTCCCGGTCATTCTCAGTCCGGATGAAGTGACGCGCTTCCTTGATGCCATTCGTAGCGTCAAGTACCGCGCGATCCTGATGACGGCCTATGCCGCCGGCTTGCGGATCTCGGAAGCGACCCGCCTGAAGGTCAGCGACATCGACAGTCAGCGCATGGTGCTGCGCGTCGAGCAGGGCAAGGGGCATTCCGACCGCTACGTTATGCTTTCGCCGCGACTGCTAGATATCCTGCGCAGCTACTGGCGCCTTGGCCGACCGCAGCACTGGCTGTTCCCCGGCCGCTTCCCGGATCGGCCCATCGACCCCAGTACCCTCAGACGCGCTTGCCATGACGCCCGCTGTCGCGCCGGCATCAGCAAGCCCATCACCCCGCACGCAATGCGGCATGCATTTGCGACGCACCTGCTGGAATCCGGCACCGATGTGCGCACCATTCAATTACTACTCGGTCACCGGAGTCTTACCACCACTTCGCGCTACCTCAAGATCGCGACTAGCACCGTCTGCGCGACGACCAGTCCATTCGACCGCCTCCCCCAGCACCCCATCACGCCCCTCGACTCCGAGCAGCAGCCCGCGCACCGTTGA
- a CDS encoding tautomerase family protein, with protein MPLVRINISQTASAETVRAVSDVVYASMIDVANVPQHDKFQIITRHADDELIYPAEGYLGIDYTPSIVFIQVTWNAGRSTEVKKAFYKAVAEGISRETGIRIQDVWISLVDVNREDWSFGNGEMQYAPKA; from the coding sequence ATGCCACTCGTCAGAATCAACATTTCCCAGACTGCATCCGCTGAGACTGTTCGCGCCGTGAGTGACGTCGTCTACGCGTCCATGATCGACGTCGCGAATGTTCCGCAGCACGACAAATTTCAGATCATCACCCGCCACGCCGACGACGAGCTGATTTATCCAGCTGAGGGGTATTTGGGGATCGACTACACACCCAGTATCGTTTTCATTCAGGTCACGTGGAACGCCGGGCGATCTACGGAAGTTAAGAAGGCGTTCTATAAGGCTGTAGCCGAGGGGATTTCGCGCGAGACCGGCATCCGGATTCAGGACGTGTGGATCAGCCTCGTGGACGTCAACCGCGAAGACTGGTCATTCGGTAACGGCGAAATGCAGTACGCGCCCAAGGCATAG